A portion of the Rhizoctonia solani chromosome 6, complete sequence genome contains these proteins:
- a CDS encoding Retrotransposon-derived protein PEG10: MEPEPSLTALLEAVTALTATVGSLQAQIQSQGQQLIELKAICKETADLLGNKDQGGPQVQAQPGPLTGPVTPPTHTGGEAHTPGTVRPGLKAPFRPSRGTGFDSEEEEEPRRAPKREPGNTPKRSLSSLTPFDSGSSVKRPKMELPDPYKGDSRGRKATQWLDRMLLWVALHRDQFDEEEQMVVWILYHMTDKAADWALPIIGTIIKGKGNPPTTIPALTAKFKEAFADPDAKRAAARKIAALTQTTTTSEYVTEFRNLMAELDWNTEAYIAQFVRGLHWKVKELLSTKDNIPDNNLEAIFAASVKIDNICRENEENQPKKTPAKSPVSTATTSTTQRVRLSEDPNYVTPEERDRRRASGLCVKCGQKGHGIKQCRNGWKATPKETAKVAQDESEKE, from the coding sequence atggaaccggaaCCGTCCCttaccgctctcctcgaggctgtcacagccctcacagccaccgtcGGGTCcctgcaggcccaaatccaatcTCAAGGCCAgcagctcattgagcttaaagccatatgcaaggagaccgccgacttacttggcaacaaggatcaaggaggaccccaagtccaagcccagcctggcccattgactgggcctgtcactccccctacacatacagggggagaagcgcacactccaggaacggttaggcctggactcaaggcccccttccgcccatcaagaggaacgggctttgactcagaggaagaggaagaacccaggcgGGCCCCCAAGAGAGAGCCTGGCAACACGCCTAagcggagcctcagctcccttaccccATTCGACTCAGGGTCTAGCGTGAAgcgacccaagatggaactCCCCGATCCATACAAAGGGGACtccaggggaagaaaggcaacccagtggctggaTCGCATGCTGCTGTGGGTTGCACTTCATCGAGAtcaatttgatgaagaagaacaaatggttgtgtggatcctttaccacatgactgataaggccgccgactgggctctccctatcatagggaccatcatcaagggcaagggaaacccccctaccactatcccggccttaacggccaaattcaaagaggcaTTTGCCGACCCCGACGCCAAACGGGcagccgccaggaagattgccgcgcttACTCAAACAACCActacgtctgagtacgttaccgagttccgcaatcttatggcagaacttgattggaacactgaggcgtacattgcccagtttgtgcgcggccttcactggaaggtgaaggaactcctgtccaccaaggacaatatcccgGACAACAAccttgaggctatatttgctgcctccgtcaaaatagacaacatttgtcgggaaaacgaggagaaccAACCCAAGAAAACCCCCGCTAAGTCCCCGGTTTCCACggccaccacttccaccactcaacgggtccgcttatcagaggaccctaaCTACGTCActccggaggaaagggaccgccgccgtgCATCTGGGCTGTGCGTCAAATGTGGGCAGAAGGGCCATGGAATCAAGCAGTGCCGtaatggttggaaggccactcccaaggaaactgccaaggtggcccaggacgagtcggaaaaagagtaa
- a CDS encoding Retrotransposable element Tf2 protein — protein MILRDYPTDPIKTLIDSGATSNFISPTLVEKLKIPKTLLKNPRVVRMLDGTISQTGCIWHQVQLAVLANGHLHHIPFLVCPIGNTLAILGMTWLTQESPLIDWSLGTVTFPEQIQIASKEEADPDPLANLPEQYHEFAKVFGEEEFKVLPPHREYDISIDLVPDAKLSPGPLYGMTDAESKALKQHIDEELATGKIRPSTSSTGAPVMFVKKADGSLRLVVDYQKLNDVTHKNVYPLPRQDDLMAKLRHAKIFTKLDLRWGYNNVRIKEGDEWKTAFRTKYGLFEYLVMPFGLTNAPAAFQHFMNDLFRDLINVTVVIYLDDILIFSKKPEDHPSHVREVLSRLMKNQLFCKLSKCHFHVTTVDYLGIVISPAGFSMDQKKIEAITSWPTPKTVKQVQAFLGFVNYLRRFIPNFSSVARPLHNLTKKDSPWSWDVLEEQAFQELKALVTKAPVLIHSNPNLPYYLETDASGIAMGAILSQRGEDNRLHPVAYMSKSFSGAEANYDTHDKELLAIIKALEEWRIFLEATDRPIQVFTDHRNLEYWMQARTFNRRHARWRIFLSNFNFEIHYCPGKQSGKPNALSRRSDYIDSPVEPEVMLPSEVFANTSEAELEIVTEIRNRLREDPSLEPIIQFLTEDADNAPPSIWKAYRDYDWEEDLLWYCGKLVVPDSEPLKEQLLREFHNSPLAGHPGQQRTLKLISRSYWWPGMKSSAKEWVECCPICQANRRAHAPAIALKPLKVPPFPFHTISYDFITGFPKSNGYDAILVVIDSFSKFGHFIPTTKKVTAKGLADLFITHVWKLHGLPIKTVLDRRTTFTGKFLRALYQRLGIKPAFSSAYHPESDGQTERVNQFIEFYLRSYVTADHSDWATWLPLAEYAYNNARHSATGKTPFELVYGRNPVMSPSNVPTNIPEADHVADTLAQEWKEAESALRMTKEKMAGLKGTTPEYSIGEKVWLDGKNVELQTNSNKLDPRRLGPFEILEKISSHAYRLKLPETLKIHNVFYVGLLSKVHENPSQPFPEQPPPETIEGEEEYKVEQIIDSKRQRGKWFYLIKWKGYGPKDNSWEPEELLKHSQEIQRFNKSRLKKACDSAKSL, from the coding sequence ATGATACTGCGTGACTATCCGACGGACCccatcaaaaccctcattgactccggcgccacctccaattTTATATCCCCCACTCTAGTAGAAAAAttgaaaatcccaaaaaccctactcaaaaatccacgggtagtgaggatgttagatggtaccatatctcagactggttgcatatggcaccaggtccaactcgcggtcttggccaatggccatctcCACCACATTCCCTTCCTggtttgccccataggcaacaccctGGCTATCCtcggcatgacatggctcactcaggagtcacccTTGATTGATTGGTCCCTAGGGACGGTTACCTTCCCCGAACAAATTCAGATTGCATCCAAAGAAGAGGCAGACCCTGATCCCTTAGCCAATCTTCCGGaacagtaccatgagtttgccaaggtctttggcgaagaagaatttaaggtcctccctccacacagggagtatgacatatCTATAGACCTTGTTCCGGATGCCAAATTATCCCCAGGTCCCCtttatggcatgactgacgcggAGTCTAAGGCCCTCAAACAACATATTGACGAAGAactagcaacgggcaagatccgccccagtacttcCTCCACgggcgccccagtcatgtttgtaaagaaggcagacggatcccTTAGATTGGTTGTGGACTACCAAAAACTCAATGACGTCACTCACAAGAACGTgtacccactcccaagacagGACGACCTGATGGCAAAGCTAAGACATGCCAAAATATTCACAAAGCTTGACCtgcgctggggttacaacaacgtcagaattaaagaaggggatgaatggaagacggcatTCAGGACTAAATACGGGCTGTTTGAATATCTAgtgatgccttttggccttaccaacgccccagccgccttccaacacttcatgaacgacctGTTCAGAGACCTCATCAATGTCACGGTGGTTATCTATTTGGACGACATACTGATCTTCTCCAAGAAGCCTGAGGACCACCCttcccatgtcagggaagtcctttCACGgttgatgaagaaccagttgttctgtaaactctccaaatgccacttccatgtcacaacGGTGGACTACCTTGGTATTGTCATTTCCCCAGCTGGattctcaatggaccaaaagaagattgaggccaTTACCTCCTGGCCCACGCccaaaacggtcaaacaggtccaagccttcctaggTTTTGTTAATTACCTCAGGCgtttcatccccaacttcagctctgTTGCACGCCCCTtacacaacctcaccaaaaaggattCCCCGTGGTCATGGGACGTATTAGAAGAACAGGCTTTCCAGGAACTCAAAGCATTGGTCACCAAGGCACCAGTTCTGATCCACTCGAACCCCAATTTGCCCTactacctggaaacagatgcgtcAGGaatagccatgggagcaatccttAGTCAAAGAGGGGAGGATAACCGCTTACACCCAGTGGCTTACATGTCCAAATCTTTCTCCGGCGCCGaagctaattatgacacccatgacaaggaactcctagccataatcaaggcattagaggaatggcgGATCTTCCTTGAGGCGACGGACAGGCCAATCCAGGTGTTCACAGAccatagaaacctggaatattggatgcaggcacggacgtTCAACAGAAGGCACGCACGTTGGCGGattttcctgagcaatttcaactttgaaatacactattgcccagggaaacaatcaggaaaacccAACGCCCTCTCCAGAAGGTCAGACTACATAGACTCCCCAgtagaaccagaagtcatgctaccaTCAGAGGTTTTTGCCAATACATCAGAGGCAGAACTTGAGATCGTCACGGAAATCCGGAACAGGTTAAGGGAAGACCCTtccctggaacccatcatccagttcctaacAGAGGACGCAGATAACGCACCCCCCTCTATTTGGAAAGCCTATcgggattatgactgggaagaggacctcctatGGTATTGTGGGAAACTAGTGGTAccggactcagaacccctTAAAGAACAACTGCTAAGAGAATTTCACAATTCCCCACTAGCGGgccacccaggacaacaaagGACACTCAAACTGATCAGTAGGTCCTACTGGTGGCCTGGCATGAAGTCCTCAgcaaaagaatgggttgagTGCTGTCCAATATGCCAAGCAAATCGAAGAGCCCACGCGCCGGCAATTGCCCTGAAACCCCTCAAAGTCCCACCATTtcccttccacaccatctcgtatgacttcatcacaggattcccaaAGTCAAATGGGTACGACGCAATCTTGGTGgtcattgactccttttccaaatttggacacTTTATCCCTACCACGAAGAAAGTCACAGCTAAGGGTCTGGCAGACCTGTTCATCAcgcatgtctggaagcttCATGGATTGCCAATCAAAACAGTCTTGGACCGCAGAACCACCTTCACTGGGAAATTCCTGAGAGCTCtctaccaacgccttgggatCAAACCCGCTTTCTCCTCGGCCTACCATCCAGaatcagatggacagacagaaagggtgaatcaattcattgagttctacctcagatctTATGTCACAGCGGACCACTCGGACTGGGCTACATGGCTACCATTAGCGGAATacgcctacaacaacgctagACACTCCGCCActggaaaaaccccctttgagttAGTCTACGGGAGAAACCCTGTGATGAGCCCATCCAATGTGCCAACAAACATACCAGAAGCTGACCACGTGGCTGATACCCTGGCCcaggaatggaaagaggcagaATCCGCTCTACGAATGACAAAAGAAAAAATGGCAGGATTAAAAGGAACCACACCGGAGTACTCCATTGgcgaaaaagtctggctggacggAAAGAATGTGGAACTACAAACCAACTCCAATAAACTAGACCCAAGGAGGTTAGGACCATTTGAAATCCTAGAAAagatctccagccacgcttATCGTCTAAAATTACCGGAGACCCTGAAgatccacaacgtattctacgtgGGGCTATTGTCCAAAGTCCACGAAAACCcaagccagccattcccagaacaacctccccctgaaacaatagagggagaagaggaatacaaggtagaacaaatcattgactccaaaagacaacggggtaaatggttttacttaatcaaatggaaaggatatggaccCAAAgataactcatgggaaccagaggagctACTCAAGCATAGTcaggagatccaacgcttcaacaagtcgcgactgaaaaaggcttgtgactccgccaagagcctttaa
- a CDS encoding Copia protein, whose product MAEAVASTSAPGAASGTHRIAPLRGTENYNMWRIQMEDILSDLDLYGYVNKTIIVPSKTVLKTERNRKDDKGKPLPDYEYTATNDEYTKWIKADQKALSNIRLRVNGSVLNLIQGCTTSANAWNALATTYQVKGTVGLIDLQRKFFSH is encoded by the coding sequence ATGGCCGAAGCTGTAGCAAGCACTTCAGCCCCCGGTGCAGCTAGTGGAACGCACCGGATTGCACCCCTTCGGGGAACTGAGAACTATAATATGTGGCGCATACAGATGGAAGATATATTATCAGATCTTGATCTATATGGCTACGTAAACAAGACGATTATTGTACCTAGCAAGACTGTGCTGAAAACCGAAAGAAACCGGAAAGATGACAAGGGCAAACCATTGCCCGACTATGAATATACAGCAACTAACGACGAGTACACGAAATGGATTAAAGCCGACCAAAAAGCATTATCAAATATAAGATTAAGAGTCAACGGAAGTGTACTAAACCTAATACAGGGATGCACAACGTCCGCCAACGCTTGGAACGCCCTCGCGACGACTTACCAAGTCAAGGGAACGGTTGGACTTATTGACCTACAAAGAAAGTTCTTCAGTCATTGA